Below is a window of Treponema primitia ZAS-1 DNA.
AAATAGTGCCCCAGAAGGCGCCCATCAAAATATCAACTTCGTTTAATAAGGTTACCACCACGGTCACTAAAATTGGAATGAGAAAGTTAAAGGGGTATGCTTTTTTGCCGCCCTTCGCCGCTTCTTCCTCCTGCGTTTTTTGTATCTCCCTTTCAATATCGCTGTCGCTTATGGCGGCGCCGCCCAGGGGAAATAATTCACCCTTTTCTTCGGCGCGTTTAGAATCACGTTTTATCATGCCCAGTTTTGGCAGCACGCCGAGTATCTGCAACAGACAAACGATAAGCACAACCCAGGCATAAAAAATAAAGGGTATGCTGCGGAGAAAAGCAGTCATGGCGCTGCCGTTATACAAAACACCCTGTTCTTCAAAAATGGTGACATACGCCGCCGTCCAGGACGATATTGGTATGAGCTGACTTATCGGCCCCGCCATGATCAACACAATATAGGCAAGCTGTGTTCGGGGAATTTTGTGTTTGTCGGTAATTTTGCGCATCGTGGCGCCCACGGCGAGGTTGGAAAGATAGTCATCCACAAAGACTATCAACCCAAACAAGAAGGTACCCACCAGCGCTTGTCTTTTTGACTTGATAAATTTGCTTGCCCAGCGGCCGAACTCGGTTATGGCGCCCGATTCTTCGAACAGGGCAATCATAATACCGAACAACAGCACCACCGTGGTCAGCCACTGGTAATCTCCGTTACCCAGTGTTCCCTGCAAATACTCAAAAAAGACACCGGTAAACGGCGCGGCGGTACTTGCCGCCACGATGATACAACCGGTTACCACACCGCAAAACATTCCCAAGAGGCTTCGTTTAGTGATGATGCTTACCACAAAAATTACGGCGATCGGCAGTAGTGACAATACGCCCAGATTTGAAACTACCTGAGCAGCTTCTTCGACCAGTTCTTCCATATTATTATTCCTCCATAACAAGTCCAAAGTCGATAATTACAGAGAGTATATTACCAGTTTTTCTCATACCTCCCGGCCAATTTAAGGAACTGCTTAAATAGAGTAACCCGAGACTTGCGATTTGTCAAATCCCATGACTCCGCTGCCACGCTTTACCGAAGCTGCCGCATCCTTTATGATAAAGCTATGAAAGAACCCCTCTACCTAATCGACGCCTACGGGCTTATCTACCGCTCCTACTTTGCCTTCCTGAACCGCCCCCTGCGGAACAGCCGGGGCCAGAACGTATCCGCCCTTTTCGGCTTTGCCCGTACCCTGGTGAGTCTCCTGGACGAGGGCGCTGCCGCAGCCGACGCATCGGGGAAGATCCTCCCCACACCCCAAAGGCCCAGGCGGCTGGCGGTGGTGTTCGACTCCCCCACCCCCACATTCCGGCATAAACAATACCCCGAATATAAAGCCACCCGGCAGAAAGCCCCGGATGATCTCCACACCCAGGTTCCCCTGGTGGAAGAAGTCCTCAACGCCCTCAAGGTCCCGGCCCTCAAGGCCCCGGGCTTCGAAGCGGACGATATCATCGCTACCCTGGCAAAAAAATGCCAGGAAGAAGGACGGCAGTGCTACGTCCTTTCCTCGGACAAGGACCTGCTCCAACTGGTAGGTAACGGTACCTACCAACTGCGCCCTACCAAGGCGGCAAAGGCCGGGGAAGCGGGGTCCGGCGGTGGGACCAACACCGTCAAGGGCGGCCTGTCCTACGAGTTGGTAGGCGTGGAAGAAGTTAAGCTTGAGTGGGGTGTAAACCCGGACCGGGTCCTGGACCTCCTCTCCCTCACCGGCGACACCTCGGACAATGTCCCCGGAGTTAAGGGCGTGGGTGATGTAACCGCGGTTAAACTCATGGCCCGCTACGGTTCCCTGGATGAGATCTACAAAAACCTTGCCGGCATTGAAGGCGCGGTAGGCAAAAAACTCGCCGCCGGCAAGGAAAGCGCCTATCTGGCCAAATCGCTGATAACCCTAAGCTACGAAGCGCCCCTTTCGATCAGCGCCCTGGACGAGCTAAGCGTGGAAACCCTGGACCGCCCCGCTGCCGCGCAGGTCCTGCTCCGGGAGGGGATACGGCAATTAGCGGCGGTCCTGGACCCGTCCGCCAAGAAGGCCGGGAACGATGGGACAAGCGCAACCGGGGACAACGCTGCAGACAACGGTTCGGCTGCCGATGGAGTTTCAAGTCCAGTCTACGGCGGTCAGCGGCCCGACCAAAGCCCTGTGGATCCGGCCCTCCTGGGGGACGGCGCCTACAAAACCATCCTGGACTTTGCCGAGTTCGAAGCCCTCCTGATAAAAGCCCGTCAACAAAGCCTCATCGCCCTGGACTTTGAAACCGATTCCCTGGACGCCTGGAATGCCCACCCCATCGGCATATCCCTGGCCCTGAAACCCAAGGAAGCCTACTACATCCCCGTGGCTGCCCACCAGGGAACGGCGGCGGATGGCTCTGACGCCGGAACCCCCGCACCCTTCATTGATCCCGCCATAGTCCGGGAGGCCTTGGCTCTCCTGCTGGCGGACCCGGCTATGACCGTAGCCGCCCACAACGCTAAGTATGATTACAAGGTAAGCCGCGGCTGGGGACTCCCCCGGTGGAAGTGCAAGATTTGGGACACCATGGTTGCAGCCTGGGTGGACGATCCGGAGCGGAACAACTATTCCCTGGATTCCCTGGCCAGCTACCATTTCGGCCATACCCCCGTTGCCTACAACAGCATCGTTCCAAAGGGCGGAACCTTCGATCAGGTTCCCCTGGAAACCGCAACCCGGTACTCCGCAGAGGATGCGGATCTTACCCTCCGTGCCAAGGCCTTCCTGGAACAGCGCCTCGAAAAATCCGGTTCCCTGGGCCTCTTCCGGGACCTGGAAATGCCCCTGCTCCCCATCCTTGCCGAGATGGAAGGACTGGGTATCAAGATTGAACCCAAGGTCCTCCGGGACTTCGGGGTAGAACTATCAACGGAACTGGATCAAATACAGGCGGACACCTACAAACTGGTGGGCCACGAATTCAACCTGGCGTCCCCCAAGCAGCTTCAGGATGTGCTCTTTACGGAGCGGAAACTCAAGCCGGGGAAGAAGACCAAGACCGGCTACTCCACCGACGTGTCGGTTCTGGAGGAGCTTGCCCGGGAGGACCCGGTGCCCGCCAAGATTCTCCGCCACCGCACCCTGGCGAAACTCAAGTCCACCTACGTGGATGCCCTTGCGGACATTGCGGACAAGGAAGGCCGGCTCCACACTAATTTTGTGCAGACCGGTACCGCCACGGGCCGCCTTTCCAGCCGGGAACCCAACCTCCAGAACATCCCCATTCGGGACGAGGAAGGCCGCCGCATCCGGGAAGCCTTTATCGCCAAACCAGGCTGCGTCCTCATCTCCGCGGACTACAGCCAGATAGAACTGGTGGTACTGGCCCACCTTTCCCAGGACGAAAACCTCATCGCCGCCTTCAAGGGGGGTAAGGACGTCCACGCCAGAACCGCCGCCCTCATCTTCGGCATAGACGAAAAGGACGTACAAAGCGATCAGCGCCGCATAGCCAAGACCATCAACTTCGGGGTCATGTACGGCATGAGCGCCTTCCGCCTTTCAAATGAATTGAACATCTCCCGCACCGAGGCGGCCTCTTTTATTGAAGCCTACTTCAAAACCTACGCGGGGATCCGCAGCTTCATTGACGAGCTCATCAGAAAAACTGAGGAAACCGGTTACGCCTCCACCATCCTGGGCCGCCGCCGCTACATCCCGGCGATCAATTCCCGGAACAAAACCGAAAAAGCCGGGGCCGAGCGGGTAGCGGTAAATACCCCCATTCAGGGTTCCGCGGCGGACATTGTCAAAACCGCCATGCTCAACCTGGACAAGCGGCTTACCAAAGAGAAGAGCACAGCAAAACTGCTCCTACAGGTCCACGACGAACTCATCCTGGAATGCCCCAAGGCCGACGCTCCGGAGGCCGCAGCATTGGTCAAAGAGGTGATGGAAAAAGCGGTAAAATTACGGATACCCCTGCGGGTCAGCGTAGAAACCGGCAAGCGGTGGGGGGATTTTCACTAAAAAAACCACCACTTGATCTCTTCCTAAAACTATATTAGACTTAAATTAAGTTCGAATGATGAATCCGGGAGAGAACGGAAAACAGGCTTTATGGCCGGGTTTCTGTCGCCGAAGGGGCAATGCGTAAAACTCTCAGGCAAAAGAACCGGATTTTGACGAAACTCCGAAAAGTCGGGATAATTCCCGCACCGAAGAGGCAATTCTCCGATCAACCGGGGGAGAATCTTTCAGGTTATAAACGGAGCGCATTCCTGGATACCGTAACCGGTGTTCAGGGAGACGCAGCTTGCCCTTTGGGGCGGCCCGTTTATATTCCCGAAGGAGGGCCAATTTGGAAAAGAAAACACCCCTTTACCAATGGCACGAATCTCACGGCGGCAGGATAGTTCCCTTTGCGGGGTACCTTCTCCCGGTACAATACGAAACGGGGGTAATCGCCGAGCATAACGCGGTCCGCGAAAAAGCGGGTCTCTTCGACGTGTCCCACATGGGCGAATTTGTCATCCGGGGCAAGGATGCACTTTCCAATCTTCAACGTATCTTTACCAACGACTTTACAAACATGACAAAAGGCCGGGTCCGTTATACTCCGATGTGCAATGAATCCGGCGGAGTCATCGACGACATGGTGGTCTGCAAGATGGAAGAGGAACGTTACTTGCTCGTGGTTAACGCCGCAAACCGCGACAAGGACGCCGCCTGGATCAAGGGACACCTGGAAGGCAGCGCCAGCTTCGAGGACATTTCCGAAACCCTTGCCCAGATCGCCATTCAAGGCCCCGCTTCCCCGCTAATACTCAGCGCCATCTCGAAAACCATCCCGGAAAAATACTATACCCTGGTTGAGAACGGCGAAGCTGCGGGAATCCCCTGTATCATCTCCCGGACGGGCTATACCGGCGAAACCGGTTTTGAGCTTTACTGCAAACCAGCGGATGCAGAAAAACTGTGGGATAAACTTTTGGAAGCGGGTAAGAATGACGGGCTTATCCCCTGCGGCCTCGGAGCGCGGGACACCCTGCGGCTTGAGGCATCGATGCCCCTCTACGGCCATGAAATGGATGACACCGTTACTCCCTTTGAGGCCGGCCTTTCTTCTGCGGTACGGATGGACAAGCCGGACTTTATCGGAAAGGCTGCCCTCACCGGGAAAGAGAAGCCCCCCCGGACCCGGGTAGGGCTCAGGATAACCGGGCGGGGCATAGCCAGGGAGGGAGCGCTTATCCTGTACCAGGGTAAAACGATAGGCAAGACCAGTTCGGGCAACTTCTGCCCCTTTCTGAAGGAAGCCTATGCTATGGCGTTGGTGGATTCTTCAATCACCAAACCCGGAACCCCTGTTGGGGTCGATGTGCGAAACAGAATCATTGAAGCGGAGATATGTACCCTTCCCTTTTATAAAAAGGGACAAAATTAATATGAATGGAGAAATGCTATGAATTTTCCTGCGAACCTTAAGTATACGAAGTCCCATGAATGGGTAAAGAATCTGGACGGGGGAATCGTCGAGATCGGAATTACCGATTATGCGCAGAAGGAATTGGGGGATATCGTCTATGTCGAACTCCCCCAGATCGGAGACGCGCTAAAGGCGGATGCTTCCTTTGCCAACATAGAATCGGTAAAAATCGTATCGGAAATTTTTAGTCCCATCACGGGAACCGTAAAAGAAATAAACGCGGCCCTTAATGATGCCCCCGATTCGATAAACAAATCACCCTATGACGCATGGCTCATCCGTGCCGAAGGGAAAATCCCCGAGGGAAAACTTCTCACCGCAGAAGAATACCAAGCCCAGCTTTCTTAAGGAGCAATCATGGGTACCTATATACCGCATACGGAAACCGACAAAAAAGAAATGCTCGCAGCCATGGGCCGCAAATCGACGGAAGAACTATTCGCTGCAATCCCAAAAAATATGCTGATCCGGGAACTTTCCCTTCCTCCGGGTATGTCGGAAATGGAAACCTCCCGTAAACTAAAGGCAATAGCTGGAGAAAACCATGTCTTCCAAAAAATCTTCCAGGGAGCCGGCGCTTACCGTCACTATATCCCCGGGGCGGTCAAACGGATCGTCTCCAATGAAACTTTTATCACCGCCTACACCCCCTATCAGGCGGAGATAAGCCAGGGCATACTGCAGTCGATATTTGAGTACCAGACCATGATCTGCTGCCTCACCGGCATGGATGTCTCCAACGCCTCGGTTTACGACGGGGCCAGCGCCGCTGCAGAGGCGGTGAATATGTGCCGGGATAGGGATCGACAGTCTGTCTATGTTTCCGCCGCCGCCCACCCCCAGGTAATAGAAACCATACGGACCTACTGCGAAGGCTATGGCATACCGGTAACCCTGACGCCCGTCGGCCAGGATGGCAAGACCGATCTCAACGCCCTGGAAAAACTTATGGGCGTGACAAAAACAGCCGCCTGCTTCTACCTCCAGAACCCAAATTTTTTCGGCCTTATTGAAGACACTCCGCGATGCGCAGAAATAGTGCATGCCGCAGGATCTCTCCTCATAGCCGGAGTTAATCCCATATCCCTCGGCCTGCTGGAAAGCCCCGGCGTTCTCGGCGCCGATATTGCCGTGGGCGAAGGCCAGCCCCTGGGTATGCCCCTGGCATTCGGCGGCCCCTACCTGGGCTTCATGGCCTGTAAATCCCCCCATTTACGCAGGCTCCCCGGCAGAATCGTCGGCGAAACCGTGGACACAAAGGGTGAACGAGCCTTCGTGCTCACCCTCCAGGCCCGGGAACAGCACATCCGGCGGGAAAAGGCTTCGAGCAACGTCTGTTCCAACGAAGCCCATTGCGCCCTTACTGCGGCGGTTTACCTTTCGGTGATGGGTGAGCAGGGCTTTGCGGAACTTAGCCTTCAATGCCATTCCAAAGCGGTATACGCCGCGGAGCAAATTTCCGCACTGCCGGGGTTCTCCCTTGAGTACAAGGGCGAGTTCTTTAACGAATTTGTCACCGCCTGTCCCGATGCGGGAAAAACCCTTGCCGCATTGGAAAAACGGGACATACTCGGCGGTTATCCCCTGTCAAACAAACGTATCCTCTGGTGCGTCACCGAACTCAACACAAAAGAAGAAATAGATGAGCTGGTAGAAATTCTGAAGGAAGGCGCCTTATGAAATTAATATTCGAAAAGAGCAAACAAGGACGAGGATGTTCTATCCTCCCTCCCTGCGATGTACCGGAACATACCGTGTCATCCAGGGTAGCAAGAAAAATCCCCGCAGCCCTTCCAAGCCTGGACGAAAACGAAATTTCCCGGCATTATAGCGAACTTGCAAAACGCTCCTTTGGGGTGAACGATGGTTTTTATCCCCTGGGTTCCTGTACCATGAAGTATAACCCCAAGATTAACGAAGAACTTGCGGGCCTTCCGGGCTTCACCGATATCCACCCTCTGCAGCCGGCTAACACCATACAGGGCTGCCTTAAGGTTCTGGACATTGCCGCAGCATATCTGAGGGAAATTACCGGTATGGACGCCATGAGTTTTCAGCCTGCAGCCGGCGCCCACGGAGAGTTGACGGGACTCCTCTTAATCAAGGCGTATCACAAAAGCCGCGGCGATACGGCGAGAACCAAGATTATCATCCCCGACAGCGCCCATGGCACCAACCCCGCCAGTGCGGCCATGGCGGGCTTCCAGGTATTGAACATAGCTTCCGGGAGTGACGGATGCGTGGATTTGACGGTCCTCAGAAATGCTGTGGGACCGGATACCGCGGGGCTCATGCTCACCAATCCTAATACGGTGGGCATCTTCGATCCCAATATACTTGATATTACCCGGATCATCCATGAGGCCGGGGGGCTTAACTATTACGATGGGGCAAACCTCAACGCAATCATGGGTATAGTCCGGCCCGGGGATATGGGTTTCGATGCGGTCCACCTCAACCTGCACAAATCCTTTTCTACCCCCCACGGCGGCGGCGGTCCCGGTTCCGGGGCGGTGGGATGTAAACAAAACCTTGTCCCCTTCCTGCCCCTTGCAGGCCCGGGCCTCGATGGCGGCGCAACGGAAAGCCCCCAAAGCATAGGAAGGGTGCGGGCCTTCTGCGGTAATTTCCTGGTAATAGTAAAAGCGGCGGCTTACCTCCTCACCCTGGGAAAGGAAAACATACCCGAAGTGGCGCGGAATGCGGTACTCAATGCCAACTACATGATGGAACGCATTAAGACAAAACTCCCGGCAGCCTACAGCGGTCCTTGCATGCACGAATTTGTATTATCTTTGGAAGAATTGAAGAAATCCCACAACGTTTCTGCGCTGGACTTTGCCAAGGCGATTCAGGACAAGGGTATGCATCCGCCGACAATATACTTCCCCCTGATCGTTCACGAAGCTCTGATGGTGGAACCCACCGAAACGGAATCCCGGGAAACCCTGGACGAAGCGGCGGACA
It encodes the following:
- a CDS encoding Na+/H+ antiporter NhaC family protein, producing MEELVEEAAQVVSNLGVLSLLPIAVIFVVSIITKRSLLGMFCGVVTGCIIVAASTAAPFTGVFFEYLQGTLGNGDYQWLTTVVLLFGIMIALFEESGAITEFGRWASKFIKSKRQALVGTFLFGLIVFVDDYLSNLAVGATMRKITDKHKIPRTQLAYIVLIMAGPISQLIPISSWTAAYVTIFEEQGVLYNGSAMTAFLRSIPFIFYAWVVLIVCLLQILGVLPKLGMIKRDSKRAEEKGELFPLGGAAISDSDIEREIQKTQEEEAAKGGKKAYPFNFLIPILVTVVVTLLNEVDILMGAFWGTICALILYIVERKLTFYKSMDACFHGVLNMGYCLILFVLAFTVNAINEVTGMPGFVIACVEPILSGSLLPLTVFVVCAAYGYFTGACWDLAMIIMPIVVPLALAIGIDPIIAGRRFFRVPSLAMCSAPTAMV
- the polA gene encoding DNA polymerase I, whose translation is MKEPLYLIDAYGLIYRSYFAFLNRPLRNSRGQNVSALFGFARTLVSLLDEGAAAADASGKILPTPQRPRRLAVVFDSPTPTFRHKQYPEYKATRQKAPDDLHTQVPLVEEVLNALKVPALKAPGFEADDIIATLAKKCQEEGRQCYVLSSDKDLLQLVGNGTYQLRPTKAAKAGEAGSGGGTNTVKGGLSYELVGVEEVKLEWGVNPDRVLDLLSLTGDTSDNVPGVKGVGDVTAVKLMARYGSLDEIYKNLAGIEGAVGKKLAAGKESAYLAKSLITLSYEAPLSISALDELSVETLDRPAAAQVLLREGIRQLAAVLDPSAKKAGNDGTSATGDNAADNGSAADGVSSPVYGGQRPDQSPVDPALLGDGAYKTILDFAEFEALLIKARQQSLIALDFETDSLDAWNAHPIGISLALKPKEAYYIPVAAHQGTAADGSDAGTPAPFIDPAIVREALALLLADPAMTVAAHNAKYDYKVSRGWGLPRWKCKIWDTMVAAWVDDPERNNYSLDSLASYHFGHTPVAYNSIVPKGGTFDQVPLETATRYSAEDADLTLRAKAFLEQRLEKSGSLGLFRDLEMPLLPILAEMEGLGIKIEPKVLRDFGVELSTELDQIQADTYKLVGHEFNLASPKQLQDVLFTERKLKPGKKTKTGYSTDVSVLEELAREDPVPAKILRHRTLAKLKSTYVDALADIADKEGRLHTNFVQTGTATGRLSSREPNLQNIPIRDEEGRRIREAFIAKPGCVLISADYSQIELVVLAHLSQDENLIAAFKGGKDVHARTAALIFGIDEKDVQSDQRRIAKTINFGVMYGMSAFRLSNELNISRTEAASFIEAYFKTYAGIRSFIDELIRKTEETGYASTILGRRRYIPAINSRNKTEKAGAERVAVNTPIQGSAADIVKTAMLNLDKRLTKEKSTAKLLLQVHDELILECPKADAPEAAALVKEVMEKAVKLRIPLRVSVETGKRWGDFH
- the gcvPA gene encoding aminomethyl-transferring glycine dehydrogenase subunit GcvPA, producing MGTYIPHTETDKKEMLAAMGRKSTEELFAAIPKNMLIRELSLPPGMSEMETSRKLKAIAGENHVFQKIFQGAGAYRHYIPGAVKRIVSNETFITAYTPYQAEISQGILQSIFEYQTMICCLTGMDVSNASVYDGASAAAEAVNMCRDRDRQSVYVSAAAHPQVIETIRTYCEGYGIPVTLTPVGQDGKTDLNALEKLMGVTKTAACFYLQNPNFFGLIEDTPRCAEIVHAAGSLLIAGVNPISLGLLESPGVLGADIAVGEGQPLGMPLAFGGPYLGFMACKSPHLRRLPGRIVGETVDTKGERAFVLTLQAREQHIRREKASSNVCSNEAHCALTAAVYLSVMGEQGFAELSLQCHSKAVYAAEQISALPGFSLEYKGEFFNEFVTACPDAGKTLAALEKRDILGGYPLSNKRILWCVTELNTKEEIDELVEILKEGAL
- the gcvT gene encoding glycine cleavage system aminomethyltransferase GcvT, which translates into the protein MEKKTPLYQWHESHGGRIVPFAGYLLPVQYETGVIAEHNAVREKAGLFDVSHMGEFVIRGKDALSNLQRIFTNDFTNMTKGRVRYTPMCNESGGVIDDMVVCKMEEERYLLVVNAANRDKDAAWIKGHLEGSASFEDISETLAQIAIQGPASPLILSAISKTIPEKYYTLVENGEAAGIPCIISRTGYTGETGFELYCKPADAEKLWDKLLEAGKNDGLIPCGLGARDTLRLEASMPLYGHEMDDTVTPFEAGLSSAVRMDKPDFIGKAALTGKEKPPRTRVGLRITGRGIAREGALILYQGKTIGKTSSGNFCPFLKEAYAMALVDSSITKPGTPVGVDVRNRIIEAEICTLPFYKKGQN
- the gcvH gene encoding glycine cleavage system protein GcvH, whose amino-acid sequence is MNFPANLKYTKSHEWVKNLDGGIVEIGITDYAQKELGDIVYVELPQIGDALKADASFANIESVKIVSEIFSPITGTVKEINAALNDAPDSINKSPYDAWLIRAEGKIPEGKLLTAEEYQAQLS
- the gcvPB gene encoding aminomethyl-transferring glycine dehydrogenase subunit GcvPB; the protein is MKLIFEKSKQGRGCSILPPCDVPEHTVSSRVARKIPAALPSLDENEISRHYSELAKRSFGVNDGFYPLGSCTMKYNPKINEELAGLPGFTDIHPLQPANTIQGCLKVLDIAAAYLREITGMDAMSFQPAAGAHGELTGLLLIKAYHKSRGDTARTKIIIPDSAHGTNPASAAMAGFQVLNIASGSDGCVDLTVLRNAVGPDTAGLMLTNPNTVGIFDPNILDITRIIHEAGGLNYYDGANLNAIMGIVRPGDMGFDAVHLNLHKSFSTPHGGGGPGSGAVGCKQNLVPFLPLAGPGLDGGATESPQSIGRVRAFCGNFLVIVKAAAYLLTLGKENIPEVARNAVLNANYMMERIKTKLPAAYSGPCMHEFVLSLEELKKSHNVSALDFAKAIQDKGMHPPTIYFPLIVHEALMVEPTETESRETLDEAADILISLFNQAQLDPESFNAAPFTTVIGRPDEARAARQPVVRFKV